Proteins co-encoded in one Victivallis lenta genomic window:
- the rpsG gene encoding 30S ribosomal protein S7, with the protein MRRRRVVKRELIPDVKYNSELVARLINTIMNRGKKSTAQQIVYGAFDVIQAKKPEMQPLDVFLQALENVKPKLEVKSRRVGGATYQVPIEVDPERQVALAMRWITSYSRGRKGKSMTDSLAGELLDAFENTGSSIKKKEDTFKMAQANKAFAHYRW; encoded by the coding sequence ATGAGAAGACGCAGAGTTGTGAAGCGGGAGCTGATTCCCGACGTCAAGTACAATAGCGAGCTGGTGGCCCGTCTGATCAATACGATCATGAACCGCGGCAAGAAGTCCACCGCGCAGCAGATCGTCTACGGTGCGTTCGACGTGATTCAGGCGAAGAAGCCGGAGATGCAGCCGCTCGATGTGTTCCTGCAGGCGCTCGAGAACGTGAAGCCGAAGCTTGAAGTCAAGAGCCGCCGCGTCGGCGGTGCGACCTATCAGGTTCCGATCGAAGTCGATCCGGAGCGTCAGGTCGCTCTGGCGATGCGCTGGATCACGAGCTATTCCCGCGGCCGCAAGGGCAAGTCGATGACCGATTCGCTCGCCGGCGAACTGTTGGATGCTTTCGAGAACACCGGTTCCTCGATCAAGAAGAAAGAAGACACCTTTAAAATGGCGCAGGCGAACAAGGCGTTCGCTCATTACCGCTGGTAA
- the rpsL gene encoding 30S ribosomal protein S12, whose translation MPTINQLVRFGREEKAKKSKSKALSACPQRRGVCLQVTTRTPKKPNSALRKIARVRLTNGQEVTAYVGGEGHNLQEHSVVLVKGGRVRDLPGVRYHIVRGALDSLGVDKRRQGRSKYGAKRPKPGQEEAKGKKK comes from the coding sequence ATGCCGACAATCAACCAGCTGGTGCGTTTCGGACGCGAAGAGAAGGCGAAGAAAAGCAAATCGAAGGCGTTGAGCGCCTGCCCGCAGCGCCGCGGCGTCTGTCTGCAGGTGACGACCCGTACCCCGAAGAAGCCGAACTCGGCGTTGCGCAAGATCGCGCGTGTCCGTCTGACCAACGGGCAGGAAGTCACCGCCTACGTCGGCGGCGAAGGCCACAACCTTCAGGAACACTCGGTGGTTCTCGTGAAGGGCGGACGTGTCCGCGACCTCCCGGGCGTGCGTTACCACATCGTCCGCGGCGCGCTCGACAGCCTCGGCGTCGACAAGCGCCGTCAGGGCCGTTCGAAGTACGGCGCGAAGCGTCCGAAGCCGGGCCAGGAAGAGGCCAAGGGCAAGAAGAAGTAA